The Glandiceps talaboti chromosome 1, keGlaTala1.1, whole genome shotgun sequence genome has a segment encoding these proteins:
- the LOC144432793 gene encoding short transient receptor potential channel 4-like — translation MENANECIAELYLSAAEKGDIHELNKALKSSSKFDINVKDNKGRSALQLAVENGRLEVVKILLSHSVYIEDSLLHAVDAKFGKAVELLLNNAGDEDILNSHASENNEDFHPDISPIILAAQHNDYHVIKMLVDKGAPPIELSDLHTEKHTVQRSVGTLNIYKALASEAYISFMENEKKEHSDPFGRAFELSAELKRMSSLEYEFRQEYLDLADQCETYAAELLGQTRDTDELRTVLNHESKGHAQSDRQTYLPSKVLYAVKTEQKKFVTHPYCQQELIERWYRGLPDLRDSSTIYTFFLSVLIVLLFPVLSMVYIIVPTGRFGRFMNIPYVKFLLHTASYLVFVVMLFLTTTGFTGDGGGCTDSEEDIAKTDEVSKIRSQQRGAIPSNLEIVIIVWIFGMVWREIKEVSDGGIMEYLSDTWNMFDCVQLGLYLSWIGLRIAAYLLVQGEKESHSHSERYTRDVSENLLNGIAERRITNSISQEHIDTRVFMDVALGNFAGQLLSNVSHIMESVKTSHQFGDELSKNISKSLTRLIDQFTNMFGTTPPPSLPFIVENNTFDDVAYSNSNKGTTIEWLPADPTLIAFCLMSCANVISVIRILRIVVINEYIGPLQISFSKMIADIIKFLFIFGVIWFAFALGMTQMYWAYSAEEKIRCLQDGGTERECGEQYFAGIGSSLMSLFWSLYGLIDLEVLNVDADHQSTEFFGRMLFAGYGVAAVVILLNLLIALMGTTYEAVVENSDTEWKFARSELWMDYFKDGATLPPPFNMVPTPHTIISSAQYVWNKTCAHRFGKELTWAPRKQSIVEDNYTSVFFSLTFQDVCKQLVLRYLAEKASIARESGEGGAFKEELMTIKQDMSLIRYEIYGIDQRMKGAVNYFDGKSDDLSENILLLKSDVKQNRNADHEELGVTRHELKGSTERGHVMLENLEQRIVGMQQQHSEQEERTKGVMSDILNELKQDIAKNKEDSAEMFREIQSQSETRSERENAMLLNLLDIISNVQSQMLENETSKLEIMENMQELSAKVDSLGLQAANLVREVESLKVSQITKPQGQQQDEEHKD, via the exons ATGGAAAATGCAAATGAATGTATTGCTGAGCTTTACCTATCAGCAGCTGAAAAGGGTGACATTCACGAACTCAACAAGGCTCTGAAATCCAGTTCCAAATTTGATATTAATGTCAAAGACAACAAAGGAAGAAGTGCATTGCAATTGGCTGTAGAAAATGGAAGACTTG AGGTTGTTAAGATTTTGTTAAGCCATAGCGTATATATAGAAGATTCACTATTACACGCTGTTGACGCAAAATTCGGAAAAGCAGTAGAACTTCTGTTGAATAATGCTGGG GATGAAGACATCTTAAACTCCCACGCAAGTGAAAATAATGAAGATTTCCATCCAGATATATCACCGATTATTTTGGCAGCACAGCACAATGACTACCATGTAATCAAG ATGCTTGTTGATAAAGGAGCCCCACCAATCGAACTCTCTGACTTACATACTGAGAAACACACCGTTCAGCGCTCTGTGGGAACCTTAAATATATACAAGGCACTCGCAAGTGAGGCTTATATATCCTTTAtggaaaatgaaaagaaagaacATTCTGATCCATTCGGTAGAGCGTTTGAG TTGTCTGCTGAACTCAAACGAATGAGCTCATTAGAATATGAGTTTCGACAGGAATACCTAGATCTAGCCGATCAGTGTGAAACGTATGCCGCCGAACTCCTTGGTCAAACCCGTGATACAGATGAATTGAGGACTGTACTGAACCATGAATCTAAGGGGCATGCACAAAGTGACAGACAAACGTATCTTCCATCAAAGGTGCTCTATGCTGTCAAAACAGAACAGAAAAAG TTTGTTACTCACCCTTACTGTCAGCAAGAGTTGATAGAACGTTGGTATCGCGGACTTCCTGATTTGAGGGACTCGAGcacaatttacacattttttttatcggtaCTTATAGTTCTTCTGTTTCCAGTCCTGTCAAtggtgtatattattgtacCTACAGGACGATTTGGACGTTTCATGAACATACC ATATGTAAAATTCTTGTTACATACGGCATCATATTTGGTCTTTGTCGTTATGCTGTTCTTGACAACCACTGGCTTTACTGGAGATGGGGGTGGATGCACAGACTCGGAAGAAGACATCGCCAAAACTGATGAAGTATCAAAAATAAGAAGTCAGCAACGTGGAGCTATTCCCTCGAACCTAGAAATCGTTATTATAGTTTGGATCTTTG GAATGGTATGGCGGGAAATCAAGGAAGTCTCAGATGGAGGAATTATGGAATACTTAAGTGACACCTGGAATATGTTTGATTGTGTACAACTTGGGTTGTATTTATCTTGGATTGGTCTTCGAATAGCGGCTTACCTCTTG GTACAAGGAGAAAAAGAATCGCACTCTCATTCTGAAAGATATACCAGAGATGTATCGGAGAATCTGTTGAATGGTATAGCCGAACGAAGAATTACCAATAGCATATCACAGGAACACATAGACACACGTGTATTTATGGATGTAGCATTGGGGAACTTCGCCGGTCAACTTCTTAGCAATGTATCACATATTATGGAATCTGTGAAAACGTCCCATCAATTTGGGGACGAATTGTCCAAAAATATCTCCAAAAGTCTTACTCGGCTGATTGATCAGTTCACCAATATGTTTGGGACTACACCCCCACCTTCTCTGCCATTCATTGTCGAGAACAACACTTTCGATGACGTTGCTTATTCTAATTCTAACAAGGGAACTACGATCGAGTGGCTTCCCGCTGATCCAACGCTCATTGCATTCTGTCTTATGTCATGCGCTAACGTCATCAGCGTCATCCGAATCCTGCGCATAGTggtaataaatgaatacattggcCCATTGCAGATCAGCTTCAGTAAAATGATAGCTGATATTATAAAGTTTCTGTTCATCTTTGGAGTGATATGGTTCGCATTTGCATTGGGTATGACGCAAATGTACTGGGCTTATTCGGCTGAAGAAAAAATACGCTGTTTACAGGATGGTGGGACTGAACGTGAATGTGGCGAACAGTATTTTGCAGG GATTGGTTCGTCTTTGATGTCTCTTTTCTGGTCCCTGTATGGCTTAATTGACCTAGAAGTACTAAATGTTGACGCTGACCATCAATCAACAGAGTTTTTTGGTCGAATGTTATTTGCTGGATACGGCGTTGCCGCTGTAGTTATCTTACTCAACCTGTTAATTGCCTTGATGGGTACTACATATGAAGCTGTTGTA GAAAACTCAGACACGGAATGGAAGTTTGCCCGTTCGGAATTGTGGATGGATTATTTCAAAGACGGGGCGACATTGCCACCACCATTTAATATGGTACCGACGCCTCATACAATCATTAGCTCCGCCCAGTATGTCTGGAATAAAACATGTGCTCACCGATTTGGAAAGGAACTCACTTGG GCACCACGCAAGCAGTCGATAGTTGAAGACAATTACACg agcgtttttttttctttaacttTCCAGGATGTTTGCAAACAATTAGTTCTCCGATACCTTGCCGAGAAAGCAAGCATCGCCCGTGAATCTGGAGAAGGTGGCGCCTTTAAGGAAGAGCTGATGACAATAAAACAGGACATGTCGTTAATCAG GTATGAAATCTATGGTATCGACCAGCGTATGAAGGGAGCAGTTAATTACTTCGATGGTAAGAGTGATGATCTATCGGAAAATATCCTACTACTGAAATCCGATGTGAAGCAAAACAGAAATGCTGACCACGAAGAACTTGGTGTTACACGACACGAATTGAAAGGAAGTACAGAACGGGGCCACGTTATGCTGGAAAATCTCGAACAACGAATTGTTGGTATGCAACAACAACACTCGGAACAGGAGGAACGAACGAAGGGTGTGATGAGTGACATCTTAAATGAGCTAAAACAAGACATCGCTAAAAATAAAGAAGACAGCGCAGAAATGTTCAGGGAAATACAGAGTCAGTCTGAAACTAGAAGCGAGCGTGAAAACGCTATGCTCCTAAACCTTTTAGATATAATATCCAATGTGCAGAGCCAGATGTtagaaaatgaaacaagtaAGTTGGAGATAATGGAGAATATGCAGGAACTGTCTGCGAAAGTTGACAGTCTCGGTTTGCAGGCTGCTAACCTTGTGAGGGAAGTGGAGTCTTTGAAAGTGTCTCAGATCACAAAGCCCCAAGGACAGCAACAAGATGAAGAACATAAAGATTAA